Within Deltaproteobacteria bacterium, the genomic segment TAAAAAACATAATGGGTTTCAATGCCCGGCTGAACGATTAAATCAATTTCGATATCATGATAACTGGTTGCAAAATCTTTTGATTTCAGCATCTTTAGGAGGGTATAGAACCCCTCCCCAAATTCCGATATAATCAGTATATTTTATGGAATCATTATCCGTCTGTATCTCCTCGATAACCGGCAACATCAACTGCCGCACATTCCTGCTAAATATGGTGAATTTGAAGCTATCTATCGATATAGGAGACGGAGAGATACTCTCGGGCGAGTTGCCGCGCAAGCAATTGCGCTTGGTACAAGCGTGGATTGAGCTTCACCGGGATGAGTTGATGGCAGATTGGGAGTTGGCCGTTAGCGGGGAGCCCCCCTACAAAATTGCTCCACTATGAGGTGTCTATGTATTGGGATGTCACAACAATCAAGCCGTTATCAGATTACCGGATTTATGTTGAGACCGAGGATGGACGGAAGGGCATTTTTGATCTGAAGCCCTATCTTGACCATGGAGTTTTTCGTGAGCTCCGGAACATCAATTACTTTAATCAGGTCGGTATATTATTCGGCGCTGTCACATGGCCGCATGACCAAGACCTTGCCCCTGAAACTCTGCTTGCCGAAATGATCCCGGTTGAGTCAACGCCTTAGAAGCCGCTTGAGAGGAATGCCCCGCGCACTTTAGCCGGAGGCTGAACTGGTTTTGGCTGCCCTTCCTCTCAAGGACAGCCAAAGGAAATATCTTCTTTGCTTGCCCCGTTAAATGCTTTTTTCCGTTTAACTGGGGAGCACTCTGAGAGCTCGAACGACCGAAGGAAGTGGGCGAGAGACGCCTTGGCCTTTCCTTTTTGCTTGAGCCTTTTCCTCCCGCCTCGCGCCTCATCCCTCACCCTTTGAGCTTTCAGCTTTGAGCTATTTATTCTTTTTCTCCTTGACAAATTAGCTGGTTATTCAATACAGTCTTTTAAAGCTCCAATCTTATAAACTCCCTTCTTTAAGGTCTTGAGGAGATTTATGGCCCGGATTCGTATCTCAACAGATCCATCCAATCACCTAAACCTTAATTTGGTTTCGGGAGAGCCCATTGAAATAAAAACTTTCAGGGGAGACTAGTGTTCACGGAGGTGAAAACCGGTGACGGCTAAAGCAACAAGTCCAGCGTCGAGTGGACCGGCCGGTAGCCACTTCGAGGGGCAGGTGGGTGCTTACTACCTGCTCTCCATGTTGGCGGGCTCGGATCCACGTGGCCTGCCCGGCACGGCGATAGATCGCATTGAGTTCCAACGGGCGGCCGAAGACCGGCCGCTGGACGATGTCATCGTACATGCCCACGATACACGCGGAAATCCCGCCGTTCTTGAGATCCAGGTAAAGAGAAGCATCACTTTTTCACCCGGCGATTCGGTTTTCCGTTCAGTCGTGGGCCAGATTGTCAAGACCTCGCACAGGCGGGACTTCTGGACCATCCGCTATGAACTTGCGATCGCGATCGCTCGAACGTCTCGCAAGATCGAGGGCGCCTATCAGGACGTTCTGACCTGGGCACGACAGTTAAGTGACGCAACGAATTTCATGGCCCGGATTGATCGGCCGGGCTCCGCCAACGCGGACATGCGCAACTTCGTGTGCACCTTCAAATCAAATCTGCACGACATCGGTTCGCCTGACGATATCGAGACAGTCTGGCGGTTACTGCGTAAGCTTCAGATCCTCGTCTTCGACTTCACCACCCAAGGCTCAGCGTCCGAGGAACTCGCGAAAGAACGAGCCGTCCACGCCCTTCACCCGAACGATACGTTGCGGGCTGGAAACCTATGGACGGCGCTGGTCGAGCTCGCGCTGCAGATCGCGGTGAGCGGCGGTGACCGCAATCGCGATGGACTGATCGAGGACCTTAGGCGTCAGTCGTTTCGCCTTGCAGGAGACCGGCGCTATACATCCGCACGTGCGATTCTCGAAGAGGCTTCCCGCAACGCGCTTGCCGACATCGGCAATCGGGTCGGCGACGTGATGTTGACTCGGCACGAGCGTATCACCGCCGTTCGCGCTGCCCTTGACAATGGCCGTTACGTCGAGATACGCGGCGACGCGGGCGTTGGCAAGTCGGGGGTGTTAAAGCATTTCGCCGTGCAGGGCGCTATAGAGGCGCGCGTTGTCGTGCTCAGCCCTGGCCGAACGACACCAAAGGGGTGGATTGCAATGCGGGCGGTCCTCGGGTTCGATGGCACAGCTCGCGATCTACTGACTGATCTCGCGGGCGACGGTGGAGCAGTTCTCTTTGTCGACAATCTAGACTTTTTCGACGACCAAGAGCGTAGAACCGTTGTTGACCTTGTCCGCGAAGCTGCGAGCGTCCCGGGTTTCTTCGTGATCGCTACGGCAAGGAGCAACTTCGGAGTAGAGGAGCCGGATTGGTTACCGCCCGACGCACTCAACCGTTTGGGCCGCGCTGAACCTATCGTGATTGGCGAACTGAACGAAACCGAAGTTGACGAGATGCGGCACGCCGCTCCAAGGCTCGCACCGCTGCTGGCCGATACTCACCCGGCACGGGACGTCACCCGAAACCTCTTCCGCCTCTCCCGCCTTGCAAGTCGGCCAGGGGATGAACCTATCCCGCGCACCGAAGTCGACATGGCCGAGCAGTGGTGGCAGACAGCCGATGGCAGGCGCGATAGCGACCACCGGGATCGTGCCAGGCTGCTTAAGACTTTGGCGGAACAGACGCTCTCGTCGGCTGAACCACTGGACATAGCTGATCGCCCGGCGAGGGTGGTCGATGCTCTAATCGCCAGCGACACGTTGCGCGACCTGGGGAACGATTGCGTCGCGTTCCGCCATGATGTCCTTCGCGAATGGGCGATTGCCAACCTTCTTCATTCCGAGCCGACGACCATCGAGCGCTTGCCGCTCGCGCGCCCTGCCTCAGCGTCTTTGGCGAGGGGTGTGGAACTCGCCGCGCGTATGGGCCTCGAACGTGCTGTCGATAGCACGCCTTGGTGGTTGTTCTTGGTTCGTCTAAGCCGCGAGGGTACACATGGTTCATGGCGCCGGGCGGTGTTGCTGGCTCTCGTTCGCTCCGAGATCGGCCCCGAACTGTTGACACGGACGTCTGGCCTTCTGCTCGCCAACCGCGCAAGCATGCTCCGAGAGCTCATCCGAATCGTGAGGGCAGTCGACGTAGAGCCAGCCTCAAAGTTGTTCGTTGGCATCGGGGCTGACCCGGCGATGATCCCGGCGAGTCTCAATGTTCCGAGCGGACCGTCATGGTCCCGGCTGATCAGCTGGCTGCTCAGCCTCGGGCGGACCTTGCCGGTCGCGGCAATTCCTGACGTGGTCAACCTTTACACCGCGTGGTCTATCGGAATGCTCGGTCACGATCCTCTGACTCCATTGCTGATCCAGTGGCTATATAGCTGGTTGACTGAGATTGAGACGGCCCGAGAAGCGGAAACCTTCCCTGTTCGACATGAGCCGTTTGGTGGCGAACTTGAATACGACCAAATCGGATCACTGGAGTCCGACCTCCGCACCGGCTTTCTCTTATTTTGTAATCGGAGGCCCGCGCTCGCTGTTGAGTACTTGCGATCGTTGGGTCAGCGCCGGCGTAGTAAAAATGCCATACGTAGTATCCTGGAGTTTCGCGGGTCGATCGCCCAGGCTGCCCCCGCAGAGCTTGCGGAGCTAACCGCGACGGCTTTGATTCCGAATCGTCGGCTTGACGAGCGGCACCACCGCCTCGAGTTCGGGGAGCCGTTCGATTTTCTCGACCACCAGTTTTACCCGGCGTCCCCGGCGCAAGGACCGTTTTTTGAACTCCTTAGCCATGCCCCACAACACGGTTTATCGCTGATCCATCGGCTCGTCGACCACGCGATTTCATCCTACAACCGTGGCCGGGAATACGGCGGCGATGCGATCACGATCTCGTTTTCTAGTGGCGGTCGGGTTTTTCCGTGGATAAGATCATATGCATGGTCACGGGATGGCGCAGGGGGCCCCTTCTGTGTAACATCTGCCCTCATGGCTCTTGAGGCCTGGGCTCACCACCGGATTGAGTCAGGAGAGGTCTTCGTCAAGGTGCTCGCCGACGTGCTCGGCCCGCCCGGCTCTCCAGCGGCTTACCTTTTGGTTGCAGTCGATCTCCTGCTTTCCCATTGGCCGAAATCACGTGAGGCGGTGATTCCTTTTCTGGCTTGCCCAGAGCTCCTTTGTATAGACCGTGAGCGATATGTGCACGACAACTTCGAGTACCCGGATATCTTCGGCCTCAAAGCTCTCGAGAAGGAGCCAGTCGGCGCAGTTAGCCTCGAAAGCCTGAAGATGCGCGCTTCTCGACGGTTCATGCTCGATCAGCTTCTCGGTAAATACGCAGTATTCGGGCCTGTCGAACTGCGGGATACGCTGACTGCACTATTGAGCGGCGCAGCCGCAAGCCTCGGACCGCCCGACGAGCAATCGGACTTGAGGGATCCCGCCTTCATAGCTATTCACGCACTCAACCTTGTCGATCCTAATAATTGGATTGAGGTGTCTATCGCGCAGACTGATGGTACACAGGAAACGGCCTACCAGTACGTCCCGCCCGAGATCGAAAATCAATACTTCGCATCTCTGCAAGAAGCCTCGCGGGACAAATTCACGGACAGTAACATGCAGGTCGCCCTCAGCTTGGCACTGGAAGACCCGTCCCGCTCGTCACCCGAATTTGTTGCGGCGGCGGTTGAATGGACGAAAAGCGCGGCGGCCACGCGGAAGAATGAAAACCACGACGAGGACCGGATGCGGGAACAGGCTGTCATCACTGCGGCGATGATTACAATGCGCGATGGCGAAACCGAGCGACGCGCCAAGCATGCTGAGTGGGCGCGCAGCATCTTCGCCCAAGCTCTCCTGACTGGAAAAGACTCAGTCCACCGATTTCGATCCGGACTCCGTTACAATCCCATCGCGATTGCCTTCGTTGGAATGATCTACTTACTAAAGGATCGTGCCACTCCTGGCGACATACGCGCCCTCCTCGAAGTAGCTGCCCGTGACGACCCTGCCGCAGCTCATGGATTTGGCGTGGCATCCACCACGCTATCCTCCATTGACGAACGCTTGACTCTGGCGGTGCTGCGTTGCGCCTTTGCGGCCTGTATCAGAGGGAAGCGCGAGTGGGATCTCCCTGAAGAAGAGATTGCTGCGAATACAGAGCGCCACAGGGTATGGATCCAATCGACCGTCAATGCTGAACTGACATGGCTTGCTGATGAAGGTCCTGAACCCGATTGGCCGAGCTTCCCGTCGGAAACGGTCCGACCGCGAAGGGGTATTCGTCTACCGAGTAAACGAGAGCAGCAGAATACGTCCGCACCTCAGCACTCTCGACCAGACAAATATGTAGACCACCAAGCCGCAGCACTCTGGCTTAGAAACTTTATGGGGCTCGTCGATGTAGGCCAGAGGCCTTGGGTAAGAGAAATCGTTCGGAGCTATTCCCCTTGGACTTATGCGGCGAACGGCGTTGGGCTGAACTCGTACGAGCAAGTCGACCATTCGCCGAGAGAATGGAACGATGCCTACTTCGACTTACTGGCCCACTGCCTACCCGGACTTGAGTTGCCGGAGATTGAGCAACTCGCATTGGCGCCGATCGGTTCGCTACCCGACGAGCCCTTCTTCGACGTAGTAACGCCATTCCTAAAGAGCGTTGATGTCGTCTATTTCAATGACTTTGACCTACAGGAGTCAATCGCGATTAGCATTCGGTCCACGATCGCCAACCGGTTGATGGCAAGCAACGGCTGGCGGAGGTTAGGGGGCAACCGATCCGGATCTATCGAGATGCATATCGGACCAGCGATCGCCGTTCTCTTTTTCAACGATTACAGCTTTGTCCAGCCTGCCAAATGTTACTTGCTGCCAAAGGGCATTGATCGGCTCCACTCCTTCTTGCCCGTGCTGGAAAGACTGGTCGACAGCTGTCCTTCGCTTTTTGTCGCAATCGTGACACTCAATCTATTAGAAGTGTCTCCAAGGTCGGTGCATCTGCCATTTATCGTACTATCGGCTAAGACTTGGATAGAAAGCTTCCCCGATGATAGCGACTTCTGGGTGGATCACAATATCGGGCGCCGTGTGTGCGTGTTAATCGAAGAAATTCGGCGTCAGCAGCCGGCTCTGCTTAATCCAGGCAATCCTGTACGTTTCGATGTGGATCGATTGCTCGCGGCGCTAGTTAGCTTAGGAGTTGCGGATGCCAGGCGACTGGAAGAAACGCTCGACGGACGATCGGGAAGCGAGGCGGGAGGTACCTCGACTTTGTCTTGAACCTGGTAAAAGGAA encodes:
- a CDS encoding DUF2442 domain-containing protein, with amino-acid sequence MYWDVTTIKPLSDYRIYVETEDGRKGIFDLKPYLDHGVFRELRNINYFNQVGILFGAVTWPHDQDLAPETLLAEMIPVESTP
- a CDS encoding ATP-binding protein, which translates into the protein MTAKATSPASSGPAGSHFEGQVGAYYLLSMLAGSDPRGLPGTAIDRIEFQRAAEDRPLDDVIVHAHDTRGNPAVLEIQVKRSITFSPGDSVFRSVVGQIVKTSHRRDFWTIRYELAIAIARTSRKIEGAYQDVLTWARQLSDATNFMARIDRPGSANADMRNFVCTFKSNLHDIGSPDDIETVWRLLRKLQILVFDFTTQGSASEELAKERAVHALHPNDTLRAGNLWTALVELALQIAVSGGDRNRDGLIEDLRRQSFRLAGDRRYTSARAILEEASRNALADIGNRVGDVMLTRHERITAVRAALDNGRYVEIRGDAGVGKSGVLKHFAVQGAIEARVVVLSPGRTTPKGWIAMRAVLGFDGTARDLLTDLAGDGGAVLFVDNLDFFDDQERRTVVDLVREAASVPGFFVIATARSNFGVEEPDWLPPDALNRLGRAEPIVIGELNETEVDEMRHAAPRLAPLLADTHPARDVTRNLFRLSRLASRPGDEPIPRTEVDMAEQWWQTADGRRDSDHRDRARLLKTLAEQTLSSAEPLDIADRPARVVDALIASDTLRDLGNDCVAFRHDVLREWAIANLLHSEPTTIERLPLARPASASLARGVELAARMGLERAVDSTPWWLFLVRLSREGTHGSWRRAVLLALVRSEIGPELLTRTSGLLLANRASMLRELIRIVRAVDVEPASKLFVGIGADPAMIPASLNVPSGPSWSRLISWLLSLGRTLPVAAIPDVVNLYTAWSIGMLGHDPLTPLLIQWLYSWLTEIETAREAETFPVRHEPFGGELEYDQIGSLESDLRTGFLLFCNRRPALAVEYLRSLGQRRRSKNAIRSILEFRGSIAQAAPAELAELTATALIPNRRLDERHHRLEFGEPFDFLDHQFYPASPAQGPFFELLSHAPQHGLSLIHRLVDHAISSYNRGREYGGDAITISFSSGGRVFPWIRSYAWSRDGAGGPFCVTSALMALEAWAHHRIESGEVFVKVLADVLGPPGSPAAYLLVAVDLLLSHWPKSREAVIPFLACPELLCIDRERYVHDNFEYPDIFGLKALEKEPVGAVSLESLKMRASRRFMLDQLLGKYAVFGPVELRDTLTALLSGAAASLGPPDEQSDLRDPAFIAIHALNLVDPNNWIEVSIAQTDGTQETAYQYVPPEIENQYFASLQEASRDKFTDSNMQVALSLALEDPSRSSPEFVAAAVEWTKSAAATRKNENHDEDRMREQAVITAAMITMRDGETERRAKHAEWARSIFAQALLTGKDSVHRFRSGLRYNPIAIAFVGMIYLLKDRATPGDIRALLEVAARDDPAAAHGFGVASTTLSSIDERLTLAVLRCAFAACIRGKREWDLPEEEIAANTERHRVWIQSTVNAELTWLADEGPEPDWPSFPSETVRPRRGIRLPSKREQQNTSAPQHSRPDKYVDHQAAALWLRNFMGLVDVGQRPWVREIVRSYSPWTYAANGVGLNSYEQVDHSPREWNDAYFDLLAHCLPGLELPEIEQLALAPIGSLPDEPFFDVVTPFLKSVDVVYFNDFDLQESIAISIRSTIANRLMASNGWRRLGGNRSGSIEMHIGPAIAVLFFNDYSFVQPAKCYLLPKGIDRLHSFLPVLERLVDSCPSLFVAIVTLNLLEVSPRSVHLPFIVLSAKTWIESFPDDSDFWVDHNIGRRVCVLIEEIRRQQPALLNPGNPVRFDVDRLLAALVSLGVADARRLEETLDGRSGSEAGGTSTLS